TCGCCGCCTACGTTGACGATCATTTTTGTGGACTGCTGGATATAGGCATCTTCTTCGCCTTCATAGTAAGGGGCCGGTACCAGGCAGAAGATGTGGTCTCCACCTCTTGCGGAATATTCAGTTTCGTAGGCTGCGCCTGAATTGGTCAGGCTGGTCCATTTAATGGGTTTCAGGGTTGGCAGAAGATCCGTTTTTTTAGGTGTGTTTTCACCCCTTGAACGGAGCGCAAAAAACTGTTCCGGGGTGCCCATGTCCATGGTGTGGCCGGCTTCAAAGGGGTGGGTGAAAACGATTGCCAAAGGAATTTTTCCCCCTTTGTTCAATGCGCTTTCAGGGGTATAAATCATCTGAAAGTGGGCAAATGCCGGTACGGTAAGTGCCAAAATGGCCAGGGTGCTGATGGTGGTAATAAGATGTTTCATCTTCAAGATTTTCTCCTTTAAACATTTTGAGTGTGCAAAAGCTAAGCTATTCGGTTATTTCCTTACCGTCTACGGTGATTTCGTGACCTTCCCCGGCGTCAAACTGGACTTTGTAGGCGCCTGCGGGTTTGTCAAAAGTAAATTCACTGTCGTCATCCATTTTGCCCTGGATCAGCACCTTTCCGGCACCGTCTTCAACGCGCATCTGAACGCCGGCGGCTGAAGATCCATCGGAAAATCCGCCCTCGCAGGTCACAGTGCCATCGCCATTATCATAGCAGGAACACAACGGGGTGTGGGCCTGGACTGCCAGGGGCAGAAAAAATCCAAAAATCAGGGCGCTAAAGATTAAACCAGATAATTTTCTTTTCATTTTTTTCTCCTTGTCGATTTGCAAAAATTTGCCCGTCAGGCCGTTCACTCAAATAAAGGCCTGCCGGGCAGGTTCAAATTCTGATTTTGTTTTTATGAATCCTGTGGCAATGGTTGTGCACAATGCGATTGCGTAAAAGACGCCCATGGCTTGGAGCCCGCTTAATCCCAGCAGGCTGCCGCCGGTAAATATAAACGTGGCCACGCTGATGCCCAGCACCATGGGGTAAACCATGCCGAACAGCATCCATTTAACAGATCCGGATTGCAGTTTTACGGCAATGGAGGTGGCCAGGCATGGGGGGTAAAGCACCATGAACATCATCAGGGCCAGGGCATGCAGCGGGGTAAATCCTTTTTCGCTTTTTGCCATTCGCGATTCCAAGGAACCGTCTGATCCATCATCATCCTGTTCATACAAGGCGCCTAAGGTTGCCACAGAACTTTCCTTGGCGGCAAAGGCTGACAGCAGTGCTACATTGACCCGCCAGTTGAATCCCGCAAACTGGGTAATAGGTTCAAGAAATCGTCCCATCTTACCCAGGAAGCTTGCATCAATTCTCTCCTTGCGCATTTCTCGCAGCAGCCCTTTTCTGGTTTTGAACAGCTTTTTGAAGGATCTGTTCACCTTTTTTGCCACTTTGTCTTTGCCGGGCTGGGCAATGATAAAAAATTGCGGATTGATCTTTTGGAATTCGGCATTCAGGGCAGCTGCCCTATCCGCTCCTCTTGCCAGCATTTTTTTGTCCTTGTAGCTTTTCCAGAAATGCACCATCTCCATGAGTTTGTCCCCTGCAAGAATTTCGGCATAGGGTGTCTGGGCAATGCTGGTTCGAAATTTGGTAATAGCTTGATCCTTCTTGGCTTGAAAGTACGTTTTTCGTTCGGGAGTAATACCGGGGAACTGCAGGAGAATAAAAATCACCACAGCCAGAGCCACGACAATGGATGTAATTTTTTTAATGAACATCCATACCCTTTCCAGGGCCCGGCCCACAACCCCCCTGAACGTGGGCATGTGATAGGGGGGCATTTCCATGACAAAAGGAGAGGTGGGTTTGTCTTTGAGCACTGTGGTGGTCAACAGCTTGGAGACGGGCAGCACCATTAACAGGCTGATGGTGGAAATAAAAAACATGGCCAGCCCCTTGTGGGCTGAAAAATAGATGTTGATCAGCAATACGTAGAGGGGGACCTTGGCCAGGCAGTTGAGCATGGGGATGATCAAAATGGTGGTGAGCCTGGACCGCTCATCCGGGATACCCTTGCAGGACATGACACCGGGCACGGCACATCCGCCCACATAAATGCCGCCAAGCACCATGGGCAGGGTGGACTGGCCGTGAAGTCCGTACCGGCTGAACAGCCGGTCCATGATAAAAGCCATTCGCGGCATGTAGCCGCTGTCTTCCATGATGGCGATCAGACCAAAAAGAATAAAAAAAATGGGGATATAATTGAGCAGGGCGTTCACCGAATCAATGAGCCACAACGCAAATGCCGAGATCAGGGGCACATCAATGAAGCCTGCGGCCGGTACGATGTCCGCCACAAAGCCCCGCAGTTTAGCCAGAAGCGGCCAGGTGTAGTTGGTCAGGTTGTAGCCCTGGACGATGGAAAGATAATACAGCAGCCAGATGACAGCCACCAGGACCACA
This window of the uncultured Desulfobacter sp. genome carries:
- a CDS encoding DUF4198 domain-containing protein encodes the protein MKHLITTISTLAILALTVPAFAHFQMIYTPESALNKGGKIPLAIVFTHPFEAGHTMDMGTPEQFFALRSRGENTPKKTDLLPTLKPIKWTSLTNSGAAYETEYSARGGDHIFCLVPAPYYEGEEDAYIQQSTKMIVNVGGEPGAWMEPVGLDCEIVPLCKPYDRWTGNVFQGKVLFKGKPVAGAEIEIEFMNHQPLLDQKAFAKEAAATAPQPAFVLQTIFADDNGVFTFGIPKAGWWGFAALGLDPEGSFKGKECSKDAVIWIQAKDMK
- the feoB gene encoding ferrous iron transport protein B — translated: MTDRLLVALAGQPNCGKSTVFNALTGAKQHVANYPGVTVDKMSGWYKHGDTRVDVVDLPGTYSLTFYSPEERVSRDFILNEKPDVVVNVMDASNIKRCLYLTFQVMEMETPMILDLNMMDVAENRGVTINVDALTRSLGVPVVATSMKQGRGKQELFDAIAGAGSKNLTAAQFKVDYGPMETGIRNICQMIREDTGDLEAYPARWLAVKLMEGDEEIQKLIVEKGAQGRQILDHVKELRDQFEAEYDQDTAFAVAQARYMAADKVTSGCLTLPAEKKQPMSDRIDAVVCHKFMGPVVLVAVIWLLYYLSIVQGYNLTNYTWPLLAKLRGFVADIVPAAGFIDVPLISAFALWLIDSVNALLNYIPIFFILFGLIAIMEDSGYMPRMAFIMDRLFSRYGLHGQSTLPMVLGGIYVGGCAVPGVMSCKGIPDERSRLTTILIIPMLNCLAKVPLYVLLINIYFSAHKGLAMFFISTISLLMVLPVSKLLTTTVLKDKPTSPFVMEMPPYHMPTFRGVVGRALERVWMFIKKITSIVVALAVVIFILLQFPGITPERKTYFQAKKDQAITKFRTSIAQTPYAEILAGDKLMEMVHFWKSYKDKKMLARGADRAAALNAEFQKINPQFFIIAQPGKDKVAKKVNRSFKKLFKTRKGLLREMRKERIDASFLGKMGRFLEPITQFAGFNWRVNVALLSAFAAKESSVATLGALYEQDDDGSDGSLESRMAKSEKGFTPLHALALMMFMVLYPPCLATSIAVKLQSGSVKWMLFGMVYPMVLGISVATFIFTGGSLLGLSGLQAMGVFYAIALCTTIATGFIKTKSEFEPARQAFI